The region GGTGGTCATGCCCTTGCCGGTATCCCTTACCGAGAAGGTGAGGAGGTGCTGGGGACTGATGGATGCCTGGATGGTGACGCTGCCCCGGTCGGTATACTTGATGGCATTGCTCACCAGGTTGTTGAGTATCTGGCGGATACGGAAGGCATCGGCACGGTAGTAGGTCTGCGGACTGCTGATGCCATCGAGCTCCAGATGCAGTTCCAATCCCTTTTCCTGGCTCAGGATCTGCATCTCTCCGGCACACTGGCGGAACATGTCGGCAGGCGAGAAATCTACAGGGTTCAGTTTCATCAGTCCGTTTTCCAACTGGTGATAATCGAGCAGGGCGGCAACGAGCCGGGAGAGATGGGTGGCAGAACCCTTGATGCTGTTGAGACAGGAGATGCCCTGCGGGGTGTCGACATAATCCTTCATCAGGTCGATGAAGCCCGAGATGCTGGCAGCCGGAGCCTTGATGTCGTGGGTGATGGTGAGGAGCAGGCGTTCGCGCTGGTTCATGATGCGCTTGATTTCCTCGTTAGCCTCTTCTAGATTCTCGCGGTAGATGCGTTCCTTCTGCGTATCGCGGTAGATGTAATAGACGAGGATGACGGCGGCTGTGATGGCTACGATGGCAAGCAGACCTATCTGCCAGAGCAGATTCTGGCGCGCCTGCATCGCCTGGTTGATAGCCTGCTGCATCGCCTGACGTTCGCGCTGGTGGATATCGTTGAGCTGCTGGGAGGAGCGCAGGGCGAGGCGGGCATTGGTTATCTGCAGGTCTCTCACCTCGCGGTTGATAGCATCGTGGTTATTGCGCGTAGACAGCTTCTCCTTGCGGTCAATCTGTTCCAGAATATTGGCTACGTTTCCGGCTACGTTGACCGGGGTTGAGAGGGTATCGGTGACAGCCTGGTTACTGTCGCGTCTGATGCTGAGCGTTTCGGCATGTTCCTTCTTGAAGGCATCGGCAAGGCGGCGGAAGAAGCCCTTGCGGGTTTTCATCACCTCTACGGTAGTGTTCTTTGCCACATGAGTCTTGGGTGCCTTGGAATGCACGACAACGGAATCTTCGCCACTGTTGAGGCTGTTCATCTTCTCGTGCAGATAGTTGTGGGATGACTTGCCCTGCATGGCGCGGGTAAGCTGCTGCAGATTGGTCTGTTCCTCCTTGAGCAGGCTGGACATGGTGCTGTCGGCTGCCTGTCGCTTTTCGATATAGTCGCGGGTTGCCTGGTTGATAGCGAGCACGGTTGTGGTGTTGCGATATACCAGCCCTATCGCCAGAATCAGTACGATGGCGACGATGATGTAACCCAGGGCTACCTTGAAAGGAACGTTTGTTTGCTGCATCTTCTTATCTTTTAATGTTTTGAGTCTTTTTGCTATTTGCGTGCAAAGTTAATCAAAAATGCGATATAAACCAACGAAAACAGGAGATAAATGCCAAAATCTGGTCATCTATCTCCTGTTTCATTGAAAGCGACGCGTAATTACTATTTTCTGAAGGTGAATTTACTCTGCTACGGTTGAATCCACTGTTGTTGCTGTAGTGTCTGTAGGAGTCTCTGCTGGAGTCTCAGCTGGTGTTGCTGTTGTGTCGGCTGGAGCTACTGTGTCTACTGGTTCTGAACCTGCAACGTTTACCATTCTGTTACCTGCAAATACATTGCTAACTGATACCATTGCTACTGCTGCGATAACTGCAAATACTAACTTTTTCATAATTTTTCTGTTTTTTAATTGTGAATATTATTGTTTATTAATTCTCTTGCTGAAACTCATTTGCGAGTTCGCTAAATAATATCACAATAGGCGTGCCAGAAAATGATGAATTTTGTTAAGTATCTGATAATCAGTGATGATGGTGTTTTGTGCAAGAAACGGGATGTGGGGAAAGTGGGGAAAAGGTGTAGAAAAATTCCCCAATATAGTGTGGAATATATTGGGGAATCTTTTACTCCATGCCGTATTTCTTCATTTTGTTGTAGAGTGTCTTGCGGTCGATGGCAAGCAGTTGGGCTGCCTTGCTCTTGTTGCCGTGGGTGGCTCTCAGGGCAGCGGCGATGCTTTCCTGTTCCGACTGTTCGCTGTGCAGCTGCATATTGATTGGTCGGGCTGTGGAGGTTTGTGCCATCGTCTTCTCCAGTTCCTGGGCACCGATATACTTGCCACGGGTGAGCAGGGTGGCGCGCTTCATCACATTGTTCAGTTCGCGCAGGTTGCCCGGCCAGTCGTATGAGGCAATGATTTCTGAGGCTTTGGCATCCATTCCGAGCACATTCTTGCCCAGTTCCTGGTTGGCATGCTTGATAAAGAGGTTGGCAAAGAGGAAGATGTCGGCACCTCTGTCCTTGAGGGCAGGCATGTAGATGGTAAACTCGTTGATGCGGTGATAGAGGTCCTCTCTGAACTTGCCTTCGGCTACCGCCTGCGCCAGATTCTCGTTGGTGGCACAGATGAGTCGGATATCCACATCTATCTCCTGCGTGCTGCCCAGCGGACGAATTTTTCTCTCCTGCAAGGCTCTGAGGAGCTGCACCTGTACTTCGTAGTTGAGGTTTCCCATCTCATCGAGGAAAACCGTTCCACCGTTAGCTATCTCGAAGGCACCCTTCTTATCCTGTTCGGCTCCGGTAAAGGCACCCTTCTTATATCCGAAGAATTCAGATGCTGCCACCTCCTTAGGGATGGCGCCGCAGTCGATGGCATAGAAAGGCTTGTCCTTGCGCAGACTCTGTTCGTGGATGCTGCGCGCCACATATTCCTTTCCGGTGCCGCTGGCTCCGAGAATGAGCACTGACATCGGGGTTGGGGCAACGAGCGAAACGAACTCGTAGAGCTGTTTGGAAGCCTCGCTTTCACCTTTTATATATCTAGGCACCTCCGTAGCGCCCTGCTGCTCTTCTTGGGACGCATCCTGCATGGCGGCAGATTCCGCACGCTGAGGGGCAGAAACCGCAGAAACAGCTGACTGGATAGCCTCACGGATTTTCTCTAAGAGGATTTCGGGATGGAAGGGTTTAGCCACGTAATCGGTAGCACCCGATTTCATGGCACATACGGCATTCTGAACCTCTGCATAGCTAGTCATTACGATAAAAGGCAGGTGGGCATCGGTCTTTCTGATATGCTGGAGCAATACCAGTCCGTCATGGTCGGGCAGGCGCAAGTCGGAAAGAACCAGATGGAATGCATCGCCGGCTCCCATCGCTTTGATAGCAGCGCCTACAGATGTTACCCTTTCCACATCGAATCCTTTCTTTTTGAGCCAAGTCTGTATCATGGTTCCGAATGCCAAATCGTCTTCTACAATCAATATCCTCTTCATAATGTTCAGTTTTATCCTCTTCTAAAATATCGTTATATATAACTTTGTGCAAAGGTACGGAAAAGTTGTATGGAAAGCTATTTAATTCACATTATTTAGCATTAAAACCGACTAAAATTCTACAAACCCTGTTCTATTATCTTATTTTTAGTGAAAAGAACAATTGTTTTCGGATAAAAGCATGCTAGTTGCTTTATTTTTTGTATCTTTGCATAAGAAAAGCTGCACTCGGCAATTTGAAAGCAAGCTTTCATTGCACTCGTTTGCATTTTCTTTGCATAAGATAAATAAGATTTAGAGTCATGAATCCGATAGTACAAACCATCATATTGTCAGCTTCGGCGGTGCGCATATTGCCGCATATCGCTCTGTATCTGCTCCATAAGAAGGAGATAGATGCCGACCTGCTGAAGGTGCAGGACAGGAAGCCTACGGTGCTCAATCTGATTAAGGCATGCACCCGCGAAAGGAGTTTCCGCAATCTGTTTTATTACCGCATGGGCGAATACCGTTCGGTTTTCATCAGCTGGCTGTTGCCTCCCGAGCGTACGATGACCATCTGGTGTCCGCATATCGGGGAGGGTGCGCATCTGGAGCACAGCTATGCCACCTATCTCAACGCAGAAAGTATAGGTGATGACTTCTACTGTCTGCAGATGGTGACGCTGGGCAACGGCAAGGGCGGCAGACCTATCATCGGAAATGACGTGAAGATTTATACCGGCGCCACGGTCTTCGGCGGCATCCATATCGGCAATCACGTGACGATAGGCGCCGGTGCCGTGGTATTCCAGGATATTCCCGACGGGGCTACCGTGGTAGGGAATCCGGGGAGAATAGTAAAACAGGAAGATAAAAAAGATTAGAAGATATGGCAGAAACACTGAAGGAGAAAACAGCCAAGGGACTTTTCTGGGGGGCAATGAACAATGGAGCGATGCAGGTTATCGGACTGGTATTCGGCATCATCCTGGGACGATTGCTGTCGAAGGAAGACTACGGAATGATGGCGATGATCAATGTGTTCCCGCTGATAGCAATTGCGCTCCAGAACAGCGGATTCGCTTCTGCCATCGGTAACCTGAAGCATCCTATCTCCAATGATTACAACTCCGTGTTCTGGTTTAATATCATCGTGGGCGGTTCTCTTTATGTCATCCTTTTCCTCTGTGCCCCTTTCATTGCAGATTTCTATCATGATGACCGGCTTATCGCGTTGTGCAGGCTGGCTTTCGTCACGATTCTCTTTTCCAGTCTGGGTACGGCTCAGGCTGCATTCCTCTTCAAGAACATGATGGTGAAGCAGCAGGCGAAGGCGAGTATCACGGCGGTGCTGCTGTCGAGTAGCGTGGGTGTGCTGATGGCATGGAATGGCTTTGCCTATTGGTCGTTGGCAACCCAGGGCGTGGTCTATGTAGGACTGAATACCCTGCTGGTATGGCATTATTCCACCTGGCGACCTTCGCTGAAGATAGATTTCACGCCTGTGAAGACGATGTTTCCGTTCAGCTTCAAGATAGCTGCCACAACCATCGCCACCAAAATCAACGACAATGTGATGAATATCCTTTTGGGACGTTTCTACAACAATGCCATTACGGGTAGCTACAACCAGGCTTATCAGTGGAACTCGAAGTGTTATCTGCTGTTGCAGGGAATGCTGAATCCGGTCATCCAGCCAACGCTGGTGAATCTCTCTGACGACAAGGAGCGCCAGCTGATGGCTTTCAGGAAGATGGTGAGGTTTATCTGCTTCCTTTCCTTCCCCCTGCTGTTCGGACTGGGACTCGTTTCCAATGAGTTTATCATCATCACGCTGACCGAGAAATGGCAGTCGAGTGCAGAACTGCTGCGCATGCTGTGCGTGGGCGGTTCGGTGATGCCGCTATATACGCTGTTTTCCAACGTGGTGATCAGCAAGGGTAAATCCGGCGCCTATTTCTGGTGTACGGTATCGCTGAGCGTTACCCAGATTGTGCTGATGCTGTTTCTCTGGCCTTACGGCATCCGTCTGATGGTATCGGTCTACGTGGCGTTGACCATCATCTGGATGTTTGTATGGTATGCGCTGGCTTACCGCTATATCAGCTACCGTCCGCTCGACTTTCTGAAAGATACCTGTCCGTTCCTGCTGGCGGCTCTGGGCGTGATGAGTCTCACCTATCTGGCAACGATGAGCATTACCAATCTGGCATGTCTGCTCCTGGCAAGGGTCGTGATGGCAGCCGTATTGTATTTCTTGGTCATGAAGATAGCCCGGGTTGCGATATTGGACGAGTGTATCCGTTTTGTATTAAAGAAAAAAATAGAAGAATATGATGGAAAATCAGACAAGACAATATAGTAATGAGGAACTGAGAGCCCGGTTCAATCCTGAAGGTTCCCAGCTGTGGAAGCATCAGCAGAGGATGGTAGAGCTGCTGCTGGCTTTTGATGCCATCTGCAAGCGCCATCACATCCGTTACTGGCTGATAGGCGGTACGCTGATAGGTGCAGCCCGCCATCAGGGTTTTATTCCCTGGGATGATGATATGGATGTGCAGATGCTGCGGGAGGATTATCTGAAGATGATAGAGATTCTGCCCCGAGAACTGGATGAAACGATGGCGCTGCAATGCAGACAGACGGACGAAAACTACTTCTTCCAGTATGCCAAGTTGAGAGACCGCCGTTCGGTGCTGGATGAAAACAATGGCTATGACAGGATTTTCAAGGAGCGTGGCATCTATATAGATATCTTTCCTATCGACAAGCATCCCAAATGGCTGCAGCGGCTGTCGATACAGACCATCGGACACACCTATAAGATATTGAAGCGGAAGGACCTGAAGGATGAGGTGATTATCGGCAAGGTGATGCGCTGGGTGCATCTGAATGAACGGGTGATTTATCCGGTGATGAGGGGCATCGCCAGACTGACCGGTGGTGTCTATCTGGATGCTTTCGGCGTGCCTTTTGTCGTAGAGCGCCATCTGGAAGACATCTTCCCGCTGACTACCCTGGAGTTTGAGGGGCATCAGATGCCTGTGCCGGGCAACTACGACAAGGTGCTGACCGACCAATATGGCAACTATATGCAGTTGCCGGATCTGGACAAGGTGAATCTGCACGTCGGCAAGTTGGAGTTCAAATCATGAACCGGTTATAAATGGAAAATTCCAGCAACTAAAGCGATTGCTTGAGTTGCTGGAATTTTTGTTGGCAGTGCTGCTTATAGCTGTAACCGAACCATTTGCGCTGGTATTTTCTATAGGTATAGATGGCGCAGAATCTGAGGGAATCGAAGAGTGAATGTCTGCCCACCTCATAGATGGTAGGCGGAATCCTGACAAAATACAGGTCTGCCACCGTATCGAAAGCCGAGAAAGCCTTTGCCCCCGGCAGACTCAGCAGCCATTCTTCTGCCATGAAACGGTTGTGCAGCTTGGTATCTTCGTCTAGGGCAGGGAGCGTTCTGAAATAAGACGCCTTCGCCCACCAGAAGTTGCCGGCATACATCCTGTTCTTGAATGGAGGGAAGAGATAGCTTCCGTAGGTATCATATCCCGCTTCCAGGGTGTTGACAGCCACTTTCCACTGGTTCATCAGGAAATATTCCATCATTCTTCTCCATGCCACGATCTTATCCACGAACCCCCTGAATTCCCTGTCTTCCTGATGCAGGGTAGTCTGATAGGTGATTCCTTTGGTATGGAAATAGTAGAAGAGGAAGTCTTCGTGCTGCGATTTCTCATACATATAGTCGAGTGCCGGAAATTCGAATCGCTGTGGATTGGTGGTCTTGGAAACAAATTCTATCTTATCTGCCGCATATTGTCGCAGGATATCTTCCAATTCCATGATATC is a window of Segatella copri DNA encoding:
- a CDS encoding ATP-binding protein; the protein is MQQTNVPFKVALGYIIVAIVLILAIGLVYRNTTTVLAINQATRDYIEKRQAADSTMSSLLKEEQTNLQQLTRAMQGKSSHNYLHEKMNSLNSGEDSVVVHSKAPKTHVAKNTTVEVMKTRKGFFRRLADAFKKEHAETLSIRRDSNQAVTDTLSTPVNVAGNVANILEQIDRKEKLSTRNNHDAINREVRDLQITNARLALRSSQQLNDIHQRERQAMQQAINQAMQARQNLLWQIGLLAIVAITAAVILVYYIYRDTQKERIYRENLEEANEEIKRIMNQRERLLLTITHDIKAPAASISGFIDLMKDYVDTPQGISCLNSIKGSATHLSRLVAALLDYHQLENGLMKLNPVDFSPADMFRQCAGEMQILSQEKGLELHLELDGISSPQTYYRADAFRIRQILNNLVSNAIKYTDRGSVTIQASISPQHLLTFSVRDTGKGMTTEERQKVFQAFTRLKSAQGIEGTGLGLNITQELVNLLQGTLRLESVKDKGSTFTVTIPLALGTAPAAEEAEEQKPLAPTKPHFENHKILLLDDDPLQLRLLQEMLKKLVGDSWQVFACLHVAEALTVLHNEHPALMMMDIEMPEMNGIRMIQHINHSHMKVVAMTAHDASIIRELKEAGFDDCLFKPFSTEKLKEILGLENTASAAEDMAEKTNKKSRFAPLLTFAEGDPEAEAEILSTVKQELSSHLQNLQQATDGELSIEAIGKTAHKLLPIATMIEMESRQHIAALAPEHISDLSESQIRAYTQSIIADLKTIL
- a CDS encoding sigma-54-dependent transcriptional regulator, yielding MKRILIVEDDLAFGTMIQTWLKKKGFDVERVTSVGAAIKAMGAGDAFHLVLSDLRLPDHDGLVLLQHIRKTDAHLPFIVMTSYAEVQNAVCAMKSGATDYVAKPFHPEILLEKIREAIQSAVSAVSAPQRAESAAMQDASQEEQQGATEVPRYIKGESEASKQLYEFVSLVAPTPMSVLILGASGTGKEYVARSIHEQSLRKDKPFYAIDCGAIPKEVAASEFFGYKKGAFTGAEQDKKGAFEIANGGTVFLDEMGNLNYEVQVQLLRALQERKIRPLGSTQEIDVDIRLICATNENLAQAVAEGKFREDLYHRINEFTIYMPALKDRGADIFLFANLFIKHANQELGKNVLGMDAKASEIIASYDWPGNLRELNNVMKRATLLTRGKYIGAQELEKTMAQTSTARPINMQLHSEQSEQESIAAALRATHGNKSKAAQLLAIDRKTLYNKMKKYGME
- a CDS encoding LicD family protein, with translation MMENQTRQYSNEELRARFNPEGSQLWKHQQRMVELLLAFDAICKRHHIRYWLIGGTLIGAARHQGFIPWDDDMDVQMLREDYLKMIEILPRELDETMALQCRQTDENYFFQYAKLRDRRSVLDENNGYDRIFKERGIYIDIFPIDKHPKWLQRLSIQTIGHTYKILKRKDLKDEVIIGKVMRWVHLNERVIYPVMRGIARLTGGVYLDAFGVPFVVERHLEDIFPLTTLEFEGHQMPVPGNYDKVLTDQYGNYMQLPDLDKVNLHVGKLEFKS
- a CDS encoding lipopolysaccharide biosynthesis protein; translated protein: MAETLKEKTAKGLFWGAMNNGAMQVIGLVFGIILGRLLSKEDYGMMAMINVFPLIAIALQNSGFASAIGNLKHPISNDYNSVFWFNIIVGGSLYVILFLCAPFIADFYHDDRLIALCRLAFVTILFSSLGTAQAAFLFKNMMVKQQAKASITAVLLSSSVGVLMAWNGFAYWSLATQGVVYVGLNTLLVWHYSTWRPSLKIDFTPVKTMFPFSFKIAATTIATKINDNVMNILLGRFYNNAITGSYNQAYQWNSKCYLLLQGMLNPVIQPTLVNLSDDKERQLMAFRKMVRFICFLSFPLLFGLGLVSNEFIIITLTEKWQSSAELLRMLCVGGSVMPLYTLFSNVVISKGKSGAYFWCTVSLSVTQIVLMLFLWPYGIRLMVSVYVALTIIWMFVWYALAYRYISYRPLDFLKDTCPFLLAALGVMSLTYLATMSITNLACLLLARVVMAAVLYFLVMKIARVAILDECIRFVLKKKIEEYDGKSDKTI
- a CDS encoding serine O-acetyltransferase; protein product: MNPIVQTIILSASAVRILPHIALYLLHKKEIDADLLKVQDRKPTVLNLIKACTRERSFRNLFYYRMGEYRSVFISWLLPPERTMTIWCPHIGEGAHLEHSYATYLNAESIGDDFYCLQMVTLGNGKGGRPIIGNDVKIYTGATVFGGIHIGNHVTIGAGAVVFQDIPDGATVVGNPGRIVKQEDKKD